The nucleotide window tagaaagtaatgaacagtataatgcaatCAAAAGAAACAGTGTAACTgtaaatattgtgtattttgtgGGTTACGTCTTAaaagcagcacatacaagtgcctttcaaaataaaatacacctcGAGTCAAAAGCCAAGTCGAACAAGGTATTTTCTATTAATTATGACAAAAAGCCACAATGGAACCTTCACAAAAAGTGACAAATCCGAGATATAATCAACCAATAGTACTCGCCTTGCTCTTCAGCTGTCGTTGGGTGAGATATCTGTCGGTCTGTAGCATTAACACGAGGTCTTTGTAGACTCCTCGCTGAACTGGAGAACACATTGAACTGGATCAGAACACTTCcgttcacaaaaaaataaaagtttactgGAGCAGAAGTTACTCACTGGAGTCTCCCAAAACCACAACAAATTTATTGTGGAGCAACTGGCTGGCATGATTGTGTCTCAGGTTCTTCATTGTCTGTAAATGGTTACATTTTGACGATCAAATGTCTCTGTAGCTTCAGATGTTAGTTTAAGTTAGCACGAATATAGATTTTAGCGgataaaacaatattatttgaaaaaaatacgtACCTGCCCTTTTctttaaaggggaaaaacaaaacataaaaaaagagtgaaagtTTTTTTCGGTATCAAACCCGAAGTTGTTATGCTAAACTTTTTCAAGCTAACACAACGCGTTGACGGACCATCAAAAGCGGGGATTTTTCCCTCCGAAGCGCAAAACAAACtcgtatttttttcaaaaacggAATCCAATTTTGTTACTGATTTCTGGTCTCAAAGCGTGGTAAATACGACGGACTAACGTTTCACTTTTCAGCGGTAAATTTCAAATCTGCTGTACTTAGTTCAAACAAAGCACGCAGGTGCGTCAGATTTGATGGTGCCTTCACGAGTATCGgacatttcctttaattttcGTAATTTATTCGATAAAAACTCCACAACTATCCACTGTGACttcattaattttatttgatttgtaaaCAAACACTATGGAATAAAACCCCTGAAATGTAtactaaataaaagcatgaaaaataaagacaccCTCATTTTTGTAAGAGTGTCTCGTTTCTCCGAAATAGACCGTGAAATAAAcatgccagaaaaaaaaaaatgaaataaaaaaataaaaacttcctgGTAATTATTTTAAGAGCAGGGGCCTGTGACATTAAACTCAGGGGCTCTTTATACCTTTATTGTCGCtctttggcttaaaaaaaatgatgcaagtgctttaaaaaatatttggtcatttatttgtcagaggatgtattttattttgaaaagaacttgcATGTGCTGTTGTCTAAAGTAAAATTAACGAAAATTGTAGGTAGaagcatatttaaaaacacaatatctaaatataatattgttgtaattaaataattgtaaatttcAAAAGCAATATCTTAAAGATAAAGGGCTTATTGGCCATAAAAATAAGCAAGAAAACGTTCATTTGTCTTTCCCTGGGttttggtctgtaagaaacttaACTAAATGGGTCTTTTTGCACTTAAAGTTTCCATTATTAGTAATCCaattagtttaattttagaCACATCTTGAATAAATTTtacttcacaacaaaaacaaaaagcaacagcaagaaaaaaaatcccagaaaatacaatttaatcatttttttaaaaccaaacttttaTTACAGTGGatcaaaaattacataatttaacattttaagcatttttatttattatttctcatGAAATTAAAGATACTACACATAAATatccatttgaataaataatcttACTgataaaaggtcatttttatttcctaaacATGGAAAAACGTTGgacaattaaaatttaaaactccaaaactgtattgtgttaatttttatttaaacctaGCTTAATTTAAAGGCTCGTTTACAACATTTTCCATCAAAACTGTGTTTGAACTtggaaaaaacaatgaaaaagaaacatttatgtttagctattagtgtgtttttaaattaaatttgatggGATGGACAATAAACTCTTTAGATATAAATAATGAATGACAGAATATGAGCTCTTGTTTCACTTagtaaaaaacactttcatccTCATAATCCAGCACTTGTATCTCGtcattcttcttctgcttttcttcctcctcttcctcctcgtcttcatcaGTCCTATCTTCTACCCTGCTGTCATCTTGGTTGTGAAACTCCTGGTAAATGCCAGTCAGAGCTTTGGCAGCCTCCAGCGACACCTTCAGGTTCCCCATCACCTCTTGGTCCTCGTCTACACTTACAACTAGGGAGAGAAAACATCTGATCACGACCTTCTGCACAATCATGGAGGAACATTTGATGGAAATGGaatatttataatttcattttacaaGTGGAGCATAACAAGAGTTCAgtcacacattttaaacatttaaaatgaaacgtGATGAAGGAAATAAGATAATATTAGATAAAATAAGATACTGTaaaaattgatatattttaatttatatttgctgttattgtggctgtttttctttgtgtattGAAATTGTGTGAGGATATTTTAGACAatgaaacatccatccatccatccaaaatgtccacttttgtgttttttatatctgAAAATCTAGAATATAAGCCTCTGCTATATATTTGTTAACAAAAGAGACTTATAATCATACGAATGATGAGCATATACCATGAATGGGAttataataattgaaaaaattgtatttttaaatatcaaaatacaaaatttacagtaaaaacaaattatttcctTTAAATACTTTAATTCTTGTAATTTGCACTAATATTACTGATAAGTTTACATAACTTTATAAACTACAAATCTggaatttttttcccataaaatcAGCAAAGCTTCACAAATTCAACGCCTACTGTCTATCTGCTGTTCGATGACATCATTTCCTGTTAGCAGCAGTTCCTGTAAGTCCAAGAAAGCCTGTCCGACGTCCACGCACTCCTCGTTATCGTCCATGGGCTCACTGACCACACTGAACTTCAGCCTGtcatttcacaaaaacacatttggagcTCCCCCCAACACCATATCCaattataaaatgtattgtcAGAAGCGTTTAAAAAGACGGCGGTACCTCCCCTGGTTGGGGTCAGAGCCCTCCAGCATTGTGTAGAGATGCTGTCTGAGTGGAGCTGACTCAGAGCCGTCCACATAAATCACTACATCaaccaaatgaaaacattttagttcAACATCTATAACAAACACAGCATGAAAACTCATCAAAACTCACCTCGAGTGAAATTATAGTGAATCTCCTCCCCCTCTCTGGGCTTCCGGAGGGACATGGGTGTTTCTGTGGTTTCCATGGGAACGCCCAGCAGCCGATACTCCACGTAAACGCGTTGCACTGACTCGTCCAACGCCACGCGTGAGGATGGTTCAAACGTGAGAGACAGAATCTCAACTCTTAGTTTGTctccctaaaaaaacaacatttgtttagtttagttcttctgtttttttttttaaagtagggctgggtttaGTGCTACTACAAACGATTATTCTAATAGTCGACCAATCACCATTTATTTTGtccgattaatcgactaattgggtcatgtgcaaaagaaattgaaaaaaaaatcctaaattagccaaaatagctagcatgcagttgaaatattagcttaactccaaagcagcctaaaaacaaaaaagcattaattagccaaaatagctagcatgtagctgaaattttagctaaactccaaaattgcctaaaaattctcaataaatgccaaaatagttcaaaaagctatcAGATTGCCATTATAACTTACTACACTCTAACTccatataacataaagtaacgactaatcgactattaaattaatcgtcaactactttaatagtcgattagttgtcgattagtcgactgatcgtggcagccctagccgggttgataaaatcgattaatcaatctaagcttaatagatcaataattgatccataaagaAAGAGATCAATGCTGAAGTCCGCTAGCTGGATGCTAACGTTTAaagggatttcccataggaccgctaatgctaatgctcagtcgacctaaacatacattgctgactaaatgaacatcttcatatCATCATAGGCATAATTTTagcaaactcttttaaggaaactaGATCATAACAGAAAAAGCTGATCGGAGTGGGAGGTCTAACTGCAAACATATACCGTTCTTGGTTTCCGTTTTGGTGGAATGACGATCATGTCTGAGGAGCTGGACTCTGAAGATTCAGGAGCGTCGCTCTCTCCTGCAGCAGGAGAAAGGAAGAACTGTCAGAACCTTCAACGCTTTGACTCAAAATgagattttataactttttttgaaaagaaaccaaaaacaacaaacatgttGATTTACCGCGTTCACTCCTCTCATCTTCATCTCCAACTACTGACGCCTGATCCACAGAGAGCaggttctggaaaaaaaatccccataaGGTTCATTATTAAAGATGTTTAGCCCTAATTAGCCTAATTGTGCTAAAAGggagtttttagaaaataacttACCTGAGTCCTGGCATCGCTGACTGAACTTCCTCTTGACACCGTCACTGATCGTTTAGAAGATGCTCCAACAGAAGATctgaaataaacacattcttAAATATCTAAAAGGAGATTTAGAATCATATAAGCTGAAGATCAATATATGTATTCATGAGTGTcattaaaaggcaaaaacatgATGTTTATGGGTGTGACTTTACAAATTCAATAGTCAATGTGTTCTTAGAGCTGAATGAAAGAAAGTGAAGCTTTAAAACCAATACGatataaaaattgtgtttttagtatgTTATCATGGTATTTTTCTCACATAAAAtagtttctgaatatttctttccttaaatcattgtaaatcaggagcaaacgaaaaaaaattcagtttgaaaaacattgtatttgtgatgtagaatgTAAACTGGGCGGGGCACAAGCTCccctgtgactccgcccacatctcagaggtgaattaccgatgaactcctgctgctctgttttattatttactagAAAGTgaccacgttttttttttttttttggctaaaaacgacacaattctaattaaaagacctctgggaatgctttgaaaatggattaaaagatgatcgcGGAGGGTCTTTAAGACTACATATCTCAGAAGGCAACCTTGATGCAAGTTTTTCGGCTAATTCGGCAGGATCGAGAGGCGGCAGTCACATTGTTATGCGTCACGTTGTTAAAATGTTCCTGCAATTTTTCTCCAAGAGCTTGTAtgaggacctggtggcagaaaatTATTGGCCGAAAGCGGAAATTCTGCAAGGTTTCAGAGTTGTATCCACTTTTATTAGAACTCCTCTATAATACCTGTTACATAATACTCCCAGCGTACCTGGGTTGTGGCTCGCCAGTGGTGGTGCTGAGCCTGGGCTCTGGTGTCAGGTGAGGACTCCTCTGGTGGTGTTCAGATGACATCTTACTGGATCTTTTTCTGGATGTTGACGAACGAGCGTCCAGACTTTTAGAAGACGTGACGCGAATCATCCTCACGTCCTGTGAGCTTTTCTGCCTGACCGCCGGCGGTCGGGGCTGTAAGGACGCATGAATATTCAGACATTGTGTTCTGCCAAAGCTTTGCGTATGTAGTCTTACCCGAGCTTCTGTCTCTCTCTCCACAGCTTTTGGTCTATCTTGCTTATGTTCTTGAGGCTGTAAGTGAAATATGCCGTAGTTAAGGCTAAAAAGAGGAGGTGATTGGGAGTATTAGTACAAAATACTACACATAAATCATACCTTCACTCTAGGTTTAGCTATGGGTTTCTGGGAGGCGTCCTCCCTTCGTTTCTCCTTCTGCTCTGCGCTTTCTTTCCTTTGCACCTCCACTTCCTTCACCCGTTTCTCCTCCAGGCTCTCTATCAAAGGCTGGAAGGGATACTTCCACTTTACCATGACTCTGACTACGCCTCGAGGTCCACCTGCTGGATCCCTCAAAACATAATCACCTGGCAGGAAAAAGCATGTTAAAATCTAGCTTCTTGCAATCAGAAAAGTTaccatgaaacattaataggaTTTGAACATTGATAGAATTTCCATGGCCCTTTGGTCCATGAGCTGTGCtggctatttttttaacccctacttcactaaaaaaaagtatttttgtgttttaatcatgTATTGTAGtattttactgatgatggaagacatatattaagaaaattcagtttAAGGTCAAACCCACATCTGATATCAGATATTGTATCGTGAGGACGATACAATATCACTATCGTGAAATGACTAcatttggttggaactggaaatttctatgggtgatgtcacattcTATCGGTCCCTCACCTCTGATCTCTCTGCCTGAAGCCAGGGCTCGCAGTGGGATGGGGGTTTTGGCCAGATAAGCTGGTGGGATCTGATCATCGCTGTCGTCGAACACGTAAACCCACAGACTGCTGGATCTGAAAAAGTGAAGCCATGAGATATCACTCTGTCATCTGTAAAAACACTCTGAGTTTTGAATAGCTGACTACCTGAGGTACTGCAGCACGTCATTGGTAACTGCCAGAGGGTAgctgatgacgtcattgagtaCCGGGTCAGCCGAGCACTGGACTGTTGGGGAGACGTGAGGCGGCAGGTCGTAGAGTCTGTACGTCAGGTAGGCGTCAGGAAGTAGACCCGGCCAGCGAGCGCTGAGGCCCACACAGCGCTCCAGCATCACCACCAGTTCATTTGGGACCCCTCCACCATGGTCATGCAACTCCTGTTTAAAAGCATTGCTGTTACATCCTTTCACAAGACACTAGACAGGGGTGcaacataaattgggggctcatCCGGGATTTGAACTCGAGATCTCTCATCTATGTCttctatgtcctagaaaatgactcaggttttctgattttggctaaaaatgggaTTATAAATTCCTGTCAATTATACAGGGGCGGGTCAATCGTGGTCCTCGTGattctgcctgttttccagtttCCCCTGGACTTCCTGCAggtgattacctggatcaggtgtgttcagccaatcagaacgaGGAGACATCCAAGTCATCACTGTACATATGTGCCAAACAGAAGGtaatttcaagtgtttttgagaaaaaaaaaacagcaaatagatATACGTAACACTAGGTGTTGTAAAAAGGGGTGGGGCCACACAAGACTTTTCTTCTACCTCTAATTTTCAAACACATTGTTTGctttacttgtatatttgtagttttgtattttttttaattcttatatttgtatttttgaaattctcatttttaattgtattttttgtttaaaacaaaaaaacaactaaaaattaatttaaaaaaataaaaaaatattctgagaaAGCAGGAAAGACCAGGATTATGTCTGAATTTCTGAACAATTTTATCAgggtgtctgaatctacaaaatccagtgccctgaaaatttcccaaaagtctctgcaaaaaaactaatgtggctgattggcaaatatagaccacaatgcattgagtttgaacaagttatttaaaaaaaatggatttaagtacatttttgtataaaccatccacattttcatcatggAATCAAATAtattcttcataaaatgttcctattatttaagattttacttCGACAAACGGATGACATCATGTTTGGGGGTTTGTCCGAATTGGATTAAACTCCAGTGCACTGGATAGTCTTGCACTATTTAGTCTTTTGGCCGAGGATTGGACAGCCCTGACGTTTGCAgatactttgttttttgtacCTTCTTGCTGCTGTCCTGCCACCCGTAGGAGACCTGTGGAGGCCCCCTCCCTGCTCCCGTTCTCCTCTCAGCTCCGCCCTCTTTCACAAAGCCAATGGGCTCCGCAGGAGGAAAGAGGCGCGCCCAGAAATCCACGACACCAACCATTTCCCCGCCGCCTCCTAAAATAACACAGAAACTGATGGATGTTTGACTACTTTGTAATGTGTTTGAACACCGTCACCCACCTGTGACACTGAACCGCCCGCTGGCTTTCTCCCCTCTCCTCTCCATGGCACCCATGAGTGACATGTTTCCTCTTCCAAAAGTGACAAACCTGACCCCTCCTAGCGCCTGGTGGAGCTCCACTTGGACCCTTGACCCCTGACCCTCCAGTCTCCCCAGGTCTCGCGCTGTCAGGCCGTAGCGGGATGTGAAGCCATAGTTGGGTTGGCTCCCCGACACTTGAGGGGTGGAGATCATCTCAAAGTCCAACAGGCAAAAGGTGCAGAAGGTCACGATGTCTTCGGGTGTCTCTGCCCCTGGCTGGGCGTGGCTCAGGAGGCGGAGACCTGCTGGCGTGAAAGCAGCCCCCTGGAAGAACGTTGAATCTACTGATCAGGAAAAAGTGCTCAGACTGTTTTGGGTGAGTGTTTAGAATGTTGACCTTGAGGTGGATCTCCAAAAGGGATTCTCCCGCCTTCAACTGAGAGAAATACAGGTCATCCTCGATGGGCGGGACCACCTCCTGATCCCCTGCTGGCCAGGTGTACTGGATCGGTATGGTTCTTTTGTAGTTCCTGGGGCTGTAAGCCAGTTCCTTCAGCTGGGCTTCACACACAAAGAGATCAAAGTCTCAAGACGgggttatatttttttgtccttttcacTGTAAAGCACAGTAGTGGGAGTGTTATGGTTGGGGCTAATTTTTGTCGTTTCCTCACCATGTAAAGTGTTGATCTGTGCCGCTCTTTTTGATAGAAGTTTGTCCTTCTCTGccgtcctcctcctgctctcctcaCGTTCTTGTTCCAGCCTCTGGATGACGGTTTTCAACTCTTCCTTGGATAGAAGTTACTATTGTGGAATTGTTGTTCTTCCCagtaagtttttaacatttttgcatacCTGCAGGTCTTTGGTGATCTGGTGCTCCAGCAGCAACAGGTTTCTGGTTTTTTGAAGCTCAAGCACCGTCTCTGCATGCTTTGCTTGAGCATGCGCGAACTCTTTGGTGGGATCTTCCATCTTCCCATCAGTCGTGAGGAAGTTCAGGCCTTCCCTGCTCTCCTGTTGCATCCTGAACGCCTGCGGTTTAGGGAGAAAAGGGAAAACTaagcagttttgttttattttattttcctgacaAAGAGACAGTTGTACAAACCTTGATCTGCAAAAGGGTTTCACTGAGCTCCTCAGTGCTCATGTCAAACTCCtggaaaagatcattttttattgttagcaacaaaaagaaaaactacaacagtcacaaaaataatgtttcacTCAAGTTACAAAAATGCATCAGTACAAATGTCAATGATTTGGcatagaaacattttatttaagctgAGGTGTGGGAGGGGGGGTCAACAAGGGGGCAGCAACAAGTTTCTTGCCCCCTCCCAATTTTTGAATCAATATTAGTTTAATTattgacaacattttaaaagcttttttaagctttaataataGCTCGCcgttttaatattatttacaataacaataataaaaccgTTTGAAACATGTATTTTCATTATTCCCTTCATCTGTAATGGTTGTCCCCTCTGCTGTTCTCAATTACCCTTCCAAAGTCTCTTGGGGTcaaaacttctttattttacttatttatatcTGGGATGTATGTAACATAagtgggggcttgtccgggatctgGGATCAGCTGATTGTTCAGATCCTACACATTTTCATCCCCACGTCATCACATAGttacgtgctggctgttccaattaaaccaggggtccGGTCGGTCTGTCGGACCCAGTACCTGATGGGACCA belongs to Oryzias melastigma strain HK-1 linkage group LG18, ASM292280v2, whole genome shotgun sequence and includes:
- the rpgrip1 gene encoding protein fantom, translating into MKADPQRLFRFPREHLEDLCLRLQEENSVLKQHTRTQEQRLRRMSTRLTRLRQASPGSGGRKDRDMEDTIQELEARVVMLESQKGVLQNKLSLARQHIVDMGAHRPFKFSRCKNPDGEGGVRRAAQTAPPRYGLTLEDTRTEVERLRTSMAEQVRMAELEMTAQALRDSLRDREKDMEGTVRELRKQQADRHRITIRENVDLIRLQKQLSEKSVALRVMEEKFTSLQQAFENQLEESQRSMKECQVALLEKVEELNERLKQERQRSLDLEGQLTSTSLSAQNMDKLQERISDLEGERDLIKENYDSLLKSTLSAPIKHEDQDGQQRRVEQKRESVGENIHRDEDLQRLEEMLQAERGERRSLEEELRKLRGEKEMLEEQKEREEELSALVRRRQEGLEQEVMNYKERVSALQDRLNSVTKEFDMSTEELSETLLQIKAFRMQQESREGLNFLTTDGKMEDPTKEFAHAQAKHAETVLELQKTRNLLLLEHQITKDLQEELKTVIQRLEQEREESRRRTAEKDKLLSKRAAQINTLHAQLKELAYSPRNYKRTIPIQYTWPAGDQEVVPPIEDDLYFSQLKAGESLLEIHLKGAAFTPAGLRLLSHAQPGAETPEDIVTFCTFCLLDFEMISTPQVSGSQPNYGFTSRYGLTARDLGRLEGQGSRVQVELHQALGGVRFVTFGRGNMSLMGAMERRGEKASGRFSVTGGGGEMVGVVDFWARLFPPAEPIGFVKEGGAERRTGAGRGPPQVSYGWQDSSKKELHDHGGGVPNELVVMLERCVGLSARWPGLLPDAYLTYRLYDLPPHVSPTVQCSADPVLNDVISYPLAVTNDVLQYLRSSSLWVYVFDDSDDQIPPAYLAKTPIPLRALASGREIRGDYVLRDPAGGPRGVVRVMVKWKYPFQPLIESLEEKRVKEVEVQRKESAEQKEKRREDASQKPIAKPRVKPQEHKQDRPKAVERETEARVRLHTQSFGRTQCLNIHASLQPRPPAVRQKSSQDVRMIRVTSSKSLDARSSTSRKRSSKMSSEHHQRSPHLTPEPRLSTTTGEPQPRSSVGASSKRSVTVSRGSSVSDARTQNLLSVDQASVVGDEDERSERGESDAPESSESSSSDMIVIPPKRKPRTGDKLRVEILSLTFEPSSRVALDESVQRVYVEYRLLGVPMETTETPMSLRKPREGEEIHYNFTRVIYVDGSESAPLRQHLYTMLEGSDPNQGRLKFSVVSEPMDDNEECVDVGQAFLDLQELLLTGNDVIEQQIDIVSVDEDQEVMGNLKVSLEAAKALTGIYQEFHNQDDSRVEDRTDEDEEEEEEEKQKKNDEIQVLDYEDESVFY